One Octopus sinensis linkage group LG21, ASM634580v1, whole genome shotgun sequence DNA segment encodes these proteins:
- the LOC115222806 gene encoding AP2/ERF domain-containing protein PFD0985w-like, with amino-acid sequence MAMSALHLKQVLSTIMPWVRYAFRNDNDVNDGKVNDGEVNDDDVNNNDVNDDGVNDDEVNGDDVNSDDVNSDDDVNDDVINDEDINDDDVNDNVVHNGDVNDDGVNDDEVNGDDVNSDDINSDDDDDINDEDINDDDVNDNVVHNGGVNDDGKEKNLLK; translated from the exons ATGGCGATGAGTGCActgcaccttaagcaagtgctCTCAACTATAATGCCCTGGGTGAGGTATGCCTTCAGGAATGATAATGATGTCAACGATGGCAAAGTCAATGATGGCgaggtcaatgatgatgatgtcaacaataacgatgtcaatgatgatggtgtCAATGATGATGAAGTCAATGGTGATGATGTCAACAGTGATGATgtcaacagtgatgatgatgtcaatgacgaTGTTATCAATGATGAggatatcaatgatgatgatgtcaacgatAATGTTGTCCACAAtggtgatgtcaatgatgatggtgtCAATGATGATGAAGTCAATGGTGATGATGTCAACAGTGATGATAtcaacagtgatgatgacgatgatatcaaTGATGAggatatcaatgatgatgatgtcaacgatAATGTTGTCCACAATGGTGGTGTCAATGATGATGgt aaagagaaaaatcttCTCAAATAA